A region from the Lentisphaera profundi genome encodes:
- a CDS encoding TatD family hydrolase encodes MFWNKNKFLLSDAHCHLLDFEELPEVEIPTFCVTTRPEQFCEARKLAANNSLIRAGLGLFPLYIKDEEEDILAFEKQLKETHFIGEVGLDFTVDENEQEKQIRIFEKILDLAEAKGNCVLSLHSRRSAEQVMKMIKSRKATFILHWYSGPIELLDELSDNIYLSLNPAMIKSRTGKKVLRTIDLQHILLESDAPYVKMNDGQSGSFLSTRLVDTLSILRAKPAAEILKIINKNYNDIFK; translated from the coding sequence ATGTTTTGGAATAAAAACAAATTTTTACTTTCTGATGCTCATTGTCATTTATTAGATTTTGAAGAATTACCAGAAGTCGAAATTCCAACGTTTTGTGTGACCACACGACCAGAGCAATTTTGCGAAGCTCGCAAATTAGCAGCAAACAATTCTTTAATTAGAGCGGGTTTGGGTTTATTCCCACTTTATATAAAAGATGAAGAAGAGGATATATTAGCCTTTGAAAAACAATTAAAAGAAACGCATTTTATTGGCGAAGTTGGTTTAGATTTTACAGTGGACGAAAACGAGCAAGAAAAACAAATTCGCATTTTTGAAAAAATTCTAGATTTGGCTGAAGCTAAAGGTAATTGTGTTTTATCACTTCATTCACGACGCTCTGCAGAGCAAGTAATGAAGATGATAAAAAGCAGAAAAGCTACTTTTATATTGCATTGGTATTCAGGTCCAATTGAACTTCTGGATGAGCTAAGTGACAATATATATTTATCTTTAAATCCGGCGATGATAAAATCACGAACGGGAAAGAAGGTTTTGAGAACAATTGATTTGCAGCACATTTTATTGGAATCTGATGCACCTTATGTAAAAATGAATGATGGTCAAAGTGGTTCATTTTTAAGCACTCGTTTAGTGGATACTTTATCAATACTTAGAGCTAAACCAGCAGCAGAAATATTGAAAATAATCAATAAAAATTACAATGATATTTTTAAATAA
- the alaS gene encoding alanine--tRNA ligase, whose amino-acid sequence MLSSKEIRQSFFDYFQSKKHSLVSSASLMPDSPNLLFTNAGMNQFVPIFLGEKKCPYTPGRAVDTQKCIRAGGKHNDLEDVGMDTYHHTFFEMLGNWSFNDYFKKEAIEYAWEYLTKVCKIPKERLYATVYSPDKSIGDPADFDQEAYDIWAEIFKADGLDPAVHIVNGNKADNFWMMGETGPCGPCTELHIDLTPEGDTKGSLVNMDTDKCIEIWNLVFIQMNANPDGSFSELPTKNIDTGMGFERLASIILNTKKFSDFSGIISNYETDIFTPIFNKLSEISGEKYTSTLPQKNEEGNFVAANDQEMVDIAFRVIADHIRTLSFSIADGIQPGNGDRNYVLRRILRRAVRYGRTIGLSKPFFYQLVDTLADQMGEIFPELAKGRQHIKTVIKSEEEAFNRTLDRGINLFETEIAKLSKGDCISGAFAFRLADEQGFPLDLTELMAREQGFKVDVAGFEKLMDEQRNRARAAQKKEIISLSEIKTSEPTKFLAYQKESSNEAQVKEVIKMKNGLAVIFDSSVCYPEMGGQLGDSGTIAAGGKLYTIRDTQKSGDATLHYLEGDEAPEEGEYVVVSYDVERRNKIRRNHTATHLLHKALQDLLGEHVEQKGSLVAADYLRFDFSHHQGLKAKEIEKLEILINEKIIESSLVETHLKNIDEAKEMGAMALFGEKYDNDVRVVEIGDFSLELCGGTHVSNTGEIGLFKITSEGSVSAGIRRIEAITGMDAVKNALNTNKLLQNLAGDLKCKVELIPERLTKLSSNVKSLQKELDEAKSKLVALEADSLLEKVEEINGIKVLMLKVDNDADTLKNMTHSLRKKIGSGIVVFASSANGKVVLTSGVSDDLTKKGFKAGEIVSIAAKQVGGGGGGAPTFAQAGGRMPEAIPSAFKAVRELIESK is encoded by the coding sequence ATGTTGAGTTCAAAAGAGATTAGACAAAGTTTTTTTGATTATTTTCAATCTAAAAAACACAGCTTGGTATCGTCGGCAAGTTTAATGCCAGATAGCCCCAACCTCTTGTTTACAAATGCAGGTATGAATCAGTTTGTTCCCATTTTTTTGGGAGAGAAAAAATGTCCCTATACTCCTGGTCGTGCCGTTGATACACAAAAGTGTATTCGTGCTGGTGGTAAGCACAATGATTTAGAAGATGTGGGAATGGATACTTATCACCATACATTTTTTGAGATGTTGGGAAATTGGTCCTTTAATGACTACTTTAAAAAAGAAGCTATTGAATACGCTTGGGAATACTTAACTAAAGTATGTAAGATTCCAAAAGAAAGACTTTACGCAACGGTTTATAGTCCTGACAAATCAATTGGTGATCCAGCTGATTTCGATCAAGAAGCATATGATATTTGGGCTGAAATTTTCAAAGCAGATGGTTTAGATCCTGCAGTCCATATTGTTAATGGCAATAAAGCAGACAACTTTTGGATGATGGGTGAAACCGGTCCTTGTGGTCCTTGCACAGAACTTCATATTGATCTCACTCCAGAGGGTGATACTAAGGGTTCCTTAGTCAATATGGATACAGATAAATGTATCGAAATTTGGAATTTGGTTTTCATTCAAATGAACGCTAATCCCGATGGTTCTTTTTCTGAACTACCGACAAAAAATATCGATACGGGAATGGGCTTTGAACGTTTAGCTTCAATTATTTTAAATACTAAAAAGTTCAGTGATTTTAGCGGAATAATATCTAATTATGAAACGGATATATTTACTCCCATTTTTAATAAATTAAGTGAAATATCTGGTGAAAAATATACTTCTACTCTTCCTCAAAAAAATGAAGAAGGTAATTTTGTAGCCGCAAATGATCAAGAAATGGTTGATATTGCCTTTCGCGTTATAGCTGATCATATTCGTACACTCTCATTTTCAATTGCCGATGGAATTCAACCAGGAAATGGCGATAGAAACTATGTATTACGTCGAATACTTAGACGTGCAGTTCGCTATGGTAGAACAATAGGTTTAAGTAAACCTTTCTTTTATCAATTAGTTGATACACTAGCCGATCAAATGGGCGAAATTTTCCCTGAATTAGCTAAAGGTCGTCAACATATTAAAACTGTTATAAAAAGTGAAGAAGAAGCTTTTAATAGAACTTTAGATCGTGGCATTAATCTTTTTGAAACTGAAATAGCTAAACTCTCAAAAGGCGATTGTATTTCAGGTGCTTTTGCTTTCCGTTTAGCAGATGAACAGGGTTTCCCACTTGATTTAACAGAGCTTATGGCCCGAGAACAAGGTTTTAAAGTTGATGTTGCAGGTTTTGAAAAACTCATGGATGAGCAAAGAAATCGTGCTCGTGCAGCGCAAAAGAAAGAAATTATTTCTTTATCAGAAATCAAAACTTCTGAGCCAACTAAATTTTTAGCTTATCAAAAAGAAAGCTCAAATGAGGCCCAAGTTAAAGAAGTTATAAAAATGAAAAATGGCTTAGCAGTGATTTTTGATTCATCAGTTTGTTATCCTGAAATGGGTGGTCAGCTTGGTGATAGCGGAACAATTGCTGCCGGTGGAAAACTTTATACGATTAGAGATACTCAAAAAAGTGGTGATGCCACACTTCATTACTTAGAAGGTGATGAAGCCCCTGAAGAAGGTGAATATGTAGTAGTCTCTTATGATGTTGAACGTCGTAATAAAATCAGAAGAAATCACACAGCAACTCACTTACTTCACAAAGCACTACAAGATTTATTAGGTGAGCATGTAGAACAGAAAGGTTCTTTAGTGGCTGCTGATTATTTGCGTTTTGATTTTTCTCATCACCAAGGTTTAAAAGCTAAAGAAATTGAGAAATTAGAAATTCTAATAAACGAAAAAATTATTGAGAGTTCTCTTGTAGAAACTCATTTAAAAAACATTGACGAAGCCAAAGAAATGGGTGCAATGGCCCTCTTTGGTGAAAAATATGATAATGATGTTCGCGTTGTAGAAATCGGTGATTTTTCTTTGGAGCTTTGCGGTGGTACTCACGTAAGTAATACCGGAGAAATTGGTTTATTTAAAATTACTTCTGAAGGTTCTGTTTCTGCAGGTATTCGCCGTATTGAAGCTATTACCGGTATGGATGCAGTCAAAAATGCTCTTAATACTAATAAGCTTTTACAAAACTTAGCTGGCGACCTTAAGTGTAAAGTTGAATTAATACCTGAAAGACTTACTAAGCTATCCAGTAACGTTAAAAGTCTTCAAAAGGAACTAGATGAGGCTAAGTCTAAGTTAGTGGCTTTAGAAGCCGATTCTTTACTTGAGAAAGTAGAAGAAATTAACGGTATAAAAGTCCTAATGTTGAAAGTAGATAATGATGCAGATACTCTCAAAAATATGACTCATAGTCTTCGTAAAAAAATTGGTTCTGGAATTGTTGTTTTTGCTTCTTCCGCAAATGGCAAAGTCGTTTTAACTAGTGGTGTTTCGGATGACTTAACAAAAAAAGGCTTCAAAGCTGGTGAGATAGTAAGTATCGCAGCTAAACAAGTTGGTGGTGGAGGCGGTGGTGCCCCTACTTTCGCTCAAGCAGGCGGACGTATGCCCGAAGCAATTCCTTCAGCTTTTAAAGCCGTTAGAGAGCTTATAGAGAGTAAGTAA